The following are from one region of the Erwinia billingiae Eb661 genome:
- the mepM gene encoding murein DD-endopeptidase MepM: MQQIARAVSMAFNTLPRTHRIMLGSLTVVTLAVSVWRPFVYHQTGETNPIVKSIILDKSQLRTVTPDASEPLDQDTPAPEDDVPKDEIDEDVPNETGTHDYVVSSGDTLSSVLNQYGIDMSDINQLAKVDKDLRNLGVGQQLSWTLTDDGQLQRLTWEASRRETRTYDRSGDTFKSSSEVQKGEWKDAVLSGTVNGSFVNSAKQAGLTSGEISAVIKALQWQMDFRKLRNGDKFSVLMSREMLEGKSEQSQLSGVRLQSGGKDYYAIRANDGKFYDRTGSGLAQGFMRFPTVKQYRVSSNFNPRRVNPVTGRIAPHKGVDFALPIGTPVLAVGDGEVIVSKRSGGAGNYVAIRHGRQYMTRYMHMQKLLVKPGEKVKRGERIGLSGSTGRSTGPHLHFEIWINNQAVNPLTAKLPRMEGLSGKDRSDYLKQVREVMPQLRFN; encoded by the coding sequence GTGCAGCAGATTGCCCGCGCTGTCAGCATGGCGTTTAACACATTACCGCGAACCCACCGCATCATGCTGGGTTCGCTCACCGTAGTGACACTGGCCGTCTCCGTCTGGCGGCCATTTGTTTATCATCAAACCGGTGAAACTAACCCTATCGTTAAGAGCATTATCCTCGACAAGAGCCAGTTGCGCACCGTGACGCCCGATGCCAGCGAACCGCTCGATCAGGACACGCCCGCGCCAGAAGATGATGTGCCAAAAGATGAGATAGATGAGGATGTGCCGAATGAAACCGGCACCCATGACTATGTCGTTTCTTCCGGCGATACCTTAAGCAGCGTCTTAAATCAGTATGGCATTGATATGAGTGATATCAACCAACTGGCTAAGGTCGATAAGGATCTGCGCAACCTCGGTGTGGGCCAACAGCTGAGCTGGACGCTGACTGATGATGGTCAGCTGCAACGTCTGACCTGGGAAGCCTCCCGCCGCGAAACCCGCACTTATGATCGTTCTGGCGACACCTTTAAATCCTCTTCTGAAGTGCAGAAGGGCGAGTGGAAAGATGCCGTTCTGTCGGGCACGGTGAACGGCAGTTTTGTTAACAGTGCAAAACAGGCTGGCCTTACCAGCGGGGAAATCAGCGCGGTAATTAAAGCGTTGCAGTGGCAGATGGATTTCCGAAAATTGCGCAATGGCGACAAATTCTCGGTATTGATGTCGCGCGAAATGCTGGAAGGCAAGAGCGAGCAAAGCCAACTTTCCGGCGTTCGTTTGCAGTCTGGCGGCAAAGACTATTACGCTATCCGCGCCAATGACGGTAAGTTCTACGACCGCACCGGTTCCGGGCTGGCGCAAGGCTTTATGCGCTTCCCGACCGTTAAACAGTATCGCGTGTCGTCCAACTTTAATCCGCGTCGCGTTAACCCGGTGACCGGCCGTATTGCGCCGCATAAAGGCGTCGATTTTGCCCTGCCGATTGGCACGCCGGTGCTGGCGGTCGGCGACGGTGAAGTGATCGTCTCCAAGCGTAGCGGGGGTGCGGGTAACTATGTGGCAATCCGCCACGGTCGTCAGTATATGACCCGCTATATGCACATGCAGAAGCTGTTGGTGAAACCCGGCGAAAAAGTGAAGCGTGGCGAGCGTATTGGTTTGTCCGGCAGCACCGGGCGTTCCACCGGGCCGCACCTGCACTTTGAAATCTGGATCAACAACCAGGCGGTTAACCCACTGACGGCGAAACTGCCGCGGATGGAAGGTCTGAGTGGCAAAGATCGCAGCGATTACCTGAAACAGGTGCGTGAGGTTATGCCGCAGTTACGCTTTAACTAA